One part of the Solanum dulcamara chromosome 3, daSolDulc1.2, whole genome shotgun sequence genome encodes these proteins:
- the LOC129881863 gene encoding uncharacterized protein LOC129881863, which yields MNYHHSRRILTLEESSRKRKDRDTFYSSPRPSNPLTAVSNAVTTSFIKPDPKKKCQMPNPLLAGYMAYEYLTKGTLLGQKFDPARPKPVPLNNALADSKKRKSSPEEVEPGRNGKSNPKLRSKPQNQNYIEIASLLRSDGTHIPGIVNPTQLAQWIQM from the coding sequence ATGAATTATCATCACTCACGTCGAATCTTAACTCTTGAGGAGTCATCACGGAAGCGAAAAGACCGAGACACGTTTTATTCGTCTCCAAGACCGTCAAATCCACTAACGGCCGTTAGTAATGCTGTTACGACGTCGTTTATTAAACCTGACCCGAAGAAGAAGTGTCAAATGCCCAATCCACTTTTAGCCGGGTACATGGCTTATGAGTATTTAACTAAAGGAACTCTATTGGGTCAGAAGTTTGACCCGGCTCGACCTAAGCCTGTTCCTCTGAACAACGCTTTAGCCGACTCGAAGAAGAGAAAATCGAGCCCGGAAGAGGTTGAGCCGGGTAGGAACGGGAAGTCGAACCCGAAGCTGAGGTCGAAGCCGCAGAATCAGAATTATATTGAAATAGCGAGCTTGTTGAGGAGTGATGGGACCCACATTCCTGGTATTGTCAATCCTACGCAGCTGGCGCAGTGGATTCAGATGTGA